The following coding sequences are from one Streptomyces angustmyceticus window:
- a CDS encoding SigE family RNA polymerase sigma factor: MGQLRADEFDRFVAARWSALLHLSRLFTGGDRHRAEDLLQEALVKLWFAWPKVAEQAPEAYVRRVLARAAARSARRRWWGEHPVDQLPDPPEVADETAAVDEQTRLEAVLALLPARQRAAVVLRYYQDLPERDVAEVLGCPVGTARSLTTRGVARLRQLLAEAEPVE, from the coding sequence ATGGGGCAGTTGCGGGCCGATGAGTTCGACCGGTTCGTGGCGGCTCGGTGGTCGGCGTTGCTTCACCTGTCGCGGCTTTTCACCGGCGGAGACCGGCACCGGGCCGAGGATCTGCTGCAGGAAGCGCTCGTCAAACTGTGGTTTGCCTGGCCGAAGGTGGCCGAGCAGGCGCCCGAGGCGTATGTGCGCAGGGTCCTGGCCCGTGCTGCGGCTCGCTCGGCACGGCGTCGCTGGTGGGGCGAGCACCCTGTGGACCAGCTGCCCGACCCGCCCGAGGTGGCAGATGAGACCGCTGCCGTGGACGAACAGACCCGGTTGGAGGCCGTGTTGGCGTTGTTGCCGGCGCGGCAGCGGGCTGCGGTGGTGCTGCGCTACTACCAGGACCTGCCCGAGCGGGATGTCGCGGAGGTGCTGGGCTGTCCGGTGGGTACCGCCCGTTCACTGACAACCCGCGGCGTCGCACGGTTGCGTCAGCTTCTGGCTGAGGCAGAGCCGGTGGAGTGA
- a CDS encoding ArsI/CadI family heavy metal resistance metalloenzyme, which produces MSRAQLALRVSDLEASITFYSKLFGTEPAKRREGYANFALTEPPLKLVLIEGEPGQETRLDHLGVEVASTDQVTAATTRLKDAGLATFEENDTSCCYALQDKVWVHGPGKEPWEVYVVKADADALGTSADPSASTGGDACCASKTVDAEPVAGCACGS; this is translated from the coding sequence ATGTCACGTGCACAGCTCGCCCTGCGCGTCAGCGACCTCGAAGCGTCGATCACCTTCTACTCGAAGCTGTTCGGCACCGAGCCGGCCAAGCGACGCGAGGGTTACGCCAACTTCGCCCTCACCGAGCCACCGCTCAAGCTCGTGTTGATCGAGGGCGAGCCCGGACAGGAGACCCGCCTCGACCATCTCGGCGTGGAGGTCGCGTCCACGGACCAGGTGACGGCCGCCACCACCCGCCTCAAGGACGCCGGCCTCGCCACATTCGAGGAGAACGACACCTCCTGCTGCTACGCCCTCCAGGACAAGGTGTGGGTGCACGGCCCCGGCAAGGAGCCGTGGGAGGTCTACGTCGTCAAGGCCGACGCCGACGCACTCGGCACGAGCGCCGACCCGTCCGCAAGCACCGGCGGTGACGCCTGCTGTGCGAGCAAGACCGTCGACGCAGAGCCCGTCGCGGGTTGCGCCTGCGGTAGCTGA
- a CDS encoding ArsR/SmtB family transcription factor gives MSNQELVVIERTSEAGECCPGLLSAPLDEGQAVELSKVFKALGDPVRLRLLSMIASKAGGEVCVCDLTPAFDLSQPTISHHLKLLRQAGLIDCERRGTWVYYWLLPEMTDRLAGILTRPAGEPLPARAEADGVSA, from the coding sequence ATGTCGAATCAGGAGCTCGTGGTGATCGAGCGGACCAGCGAAGCCGGTGAATGCTGCCCCGGCCTGCTTTCGGCCCCGCTCGATGAGGGCCAGGCCGTGGAACTGTCGAAGGTGTTCAAGGCCCTGGGCGATCCGGTGCGGCTCCGGCTGCTGTCGATGATCGCTTCGAAGGCCGGCGGCGAGGTGTGCGTGTGTGACCTCACTCCCGCGTTCGACCTGTCGCAGCCGACGATCTCGCATCACCTCAAGCTGCTTCGGCAGGCCGGACTCATCGACTGCGAGCGGCGGGGTACGTGGGTCTACTACTGGCTGCTGCCCGAGATGACCGACCGCCTCGCGGGCATCCTCACGCGTCCCGCGGGCGAGCCGCTGCCCGCCCGTGCCGAGGCGGACGGGGTGAGCGCGTGA
- the arsB gene encoding ACR3 family arsenite efflux transporter, which produces MSAASEKAVAGRLSFLDRYLAVWILAAMALGLGLGRLVPGLGDALAKVTVTGVSLPIALGLLVMMYPVLAKVRYDRLDTVTRDRRLLLPSLLLNWLVGPALMFALGWLFLPDLPEYRTGLIIVGLARCIAMVIIWNDLACGDREAAAVLVALNSVFQVIAFSALGWFYLSVLPGWLGLEQSGGLGSPLLERSRELGDVSVWEIARSVLIFLGIPLAAGYLTRRIGEKAKGRTWYESTLIPRIGPFALYGLLFTIVILFALQGDAITSQPLDVARIALPLLVYFALMWAGSMALGRSVGLDYPRATTLAFTAAGNNFELAIAVAIATFGAASGQALAGVVGPLIEVPVLIGLVYVALYARRFFTARTSLTEEDPAHV; this is translated from the coding sequence GTGAGTGCCGCGTCCGAGAAGGCGGTCGCGGGCCGGCTGTCCTTCCTCGACCGCTACCTCGCCGTGTGGATTCTCGCCGCGATGGCGCTCGGCCTTGGCCTCGGGCGCCTCGTGCCCGGCCTCGGGGATGCTCTCGCCAAGGTGACTGTCACGGGGGTATCGCTGCCGATCGCGCTCGGTCTGCTCGTGATGATGTACCCGGTCCTCGCCAAGGTGCGTTACGACCGGCTCGACACCGTCACCCGTGACCGTCGGCTGCTGCTGCCCTCGCTCCTGCTGAACTGGCTCGTCGGCCCGGCGCTCATGTTCGCGCTGGGGTGGCTGTTCCTTCCCGATCTGCCCGAGTACCGCACTGGCCTGATCATCGTCGGGCTGGCCCGCTGTATCGCCATGGTCATCATCTGGAACGACCTCGCGTGCGGCGACCGTGAGGCCGCCGCCGTTCTGGTCGCGCTGAACTCGGTGTTCCAGGTGATCGCATTCTCGGCGCTCGGCTGGTTCTACCTGTCCGTGCTGCCGGGGTGGCTCGGCCTTGAGCAGTCCGGCGGGTTGGGGTCTCCCCTGCTCGAGCGGAGCCGAGAGCTTGGGGACGTGTCCGTATGGGAGATCGCCCGCAGCGTGCTGATCTTCCTCGGCATCCCGCTCGCCGCCGGCTACCTCACCCGCCGCATCGGAGAAAAGGCCAAGGGACGCACCTGGTACGAGTCCACGCTGATCCCGCGCATCGGGCCGTTCGCCCTGTACGGCCTGCTCTTCACGATCGTCATTCTCTTCGCGCTGCAAGGCGACGCGATCACCTCGCAACCGCTCGACGTCGCCCGCATCGCGCTGCCGCTGCTTGTGTACTTCGCTCTCATGTGGGCCGGATCCATGGCACTGGGGCGCTCGGTCGGCTTGGACTACCCGCGTGCGACGACACTCGCGTTCACGGCCGCCGGCAACAACTTCGAGCTGGCCATCGCGGTAGCCATCGCCACCTTCGGCGCCGCCTCCGGACAGGCCCTCGCCGGAGTGGTCGGCCCGCTCATCGAGGTGCCTGTGCTGATCGGCCTCGTCTACGTCGCGCTGTACGCCCGGCGCTTCTTCACCGCCCGCACGTCCCTGACCGAGGAAGACCCCGCGCATGTCTGA
- a CDS encoding arsenate reductase ArsC: MSDTALPSVLFVCVHNAGRSQMAAAFLTHLAGDRVQVRSAGSAPADTLNPAVVAAMAEVGIDVSAEVPKVLTVEAVQASDVVITMGCGDTCPVFPGKRYLDWQVPDPAGQGVEAVRPIRDETEQRIRGLLDEIALEGQA, translated from the coding sequence ATGTCTGACACCGCCCTGCCCTCCGTGCTGTTCGTCTGCGTCCACAACGCCGGCCGCTCGCAGATGGCCGCCGCGTTCCTCACGCACCTTGCGGGCGACCGCGTACAGGTGCGGTCCGCCGGGTCCGCCCCCGCCGACACCCTGAACCCGGCCGTTGTCGCGGCGATGGCCGAGGTGGGAATCGACGTCTCGGCCGAGGTGCCCAAGGTGCTCACCGTCGAGGCCGTACAGGCATCCGACGTCGTGATCACCATGGGCTGCGGCGACACCTGCCCGGTCTTCCCCGGTAAGCGGTACCTCGACTGGCAGGTGCCCGACCCGGCCGGGCAGGGCGTCGAAGCCGTGCGCCCCATCCGCGACGAGACCGAGCAGCGGATTCGCGGACTGCTCGACGAGATCGCCCTTGAGGGACAGGCATGA
- a CDS encoding aromatic-ring hydroxylase C-terminal domain-containing protein produces MRDRHEQAARPLTPERDHWGDLCPRFPDAAGWRDRLSTVVATHPADRGDLSAALIRSDGIVAWAGAPDLSADTAALATALRTWPGEPHTCTTNGQKGEPGQPAGRKSTGQHRGKV; encoded by the coding sequence TTGAGGGACAGGCATGAGCAGGCCGCCAGGCCGCTGACGCCGGAGCGTGATCACTGGGGAGACCTGTGCCCGCGCTTCCCGGATGCGGCCGGATGGCGGGACCGCCTGTCGACCGTGGTGGCCACACACCCTGCCGACCGCGGCGATCTGTCGGCCGCGCTCATCCGTTCCGACGGCATCGTCGCCTGGGCCGGCGCCCCGGACCTGTCCGCGGACACCGCAGCTCTCGCGACCGCGCTGCGCACCTGGCCCGGCGAACCGCACACGTGCACGACGAACGGCCAGAAAGGTGAACCTGGTCAACCTGCAGGCAGGAAAAGCACCGGGCAACACAGAGGGAAGGTCTGA
- a CDS encoding IPT/TIG domain-containing protein: MALDPTISQVNMTLAALAATGATPRPSGESLEQQTKRIISGIDAQLSDPRLATQDSWELVWLALSEANANMAYLVRSTSGSNEFAVVARGTDADWTDILEDLEVGTVVQFPESGSPKPIYVSKGAKDAFTRVVTARSIASPSPNVTLAQALSVALKAAPSSPQPTVYLTGHSLGGCIASMLAPYLQAQTWTNQPKFAVMTYAAPTAGVQSFVDYFDSIPWVIDERQNNAYDLVPHAWADLDTTADWYPSPGPQATEEVKLLIGKIARRTNGNVYVQPGTLCLMNTGYTSFSEKLIRKTMQDFLGQVAYQHANSTYLDLVGAPDVPSPPVVTDLSPTFGAAGDTVTINGTGFSKDSMVDFGRFACTEPPTIDPSGLKITAKVPTGTGVVHVRVTNTLGTSAAIPMSQFAYGGPAPVVVSSVSPTSGKVGTPVTINGEGFAQGATVHFKDKASDSVTFVSPRQLTATAPGLLDVQQTVNITVTVGKATSPTSPDDEFTYTGR; the protein is encoded by the coding sequence ATGGCACTCGACCCGACAATCTCCCAGGTGAACATGACCCTGGCCGCCCTTGCAGCCACCGGGGCCACCCCGCGTCCGTCCGGGGAATCCCTGGAGCAGCAGACCAAACGCATCATCAGCGGCATCGACGCGCAACTGAGCGATCCCCGCCTTGCGACGCAGGACTCGTGGGAGCTGGTGTGGCTGGCCCTGAGCGAGGCCAACGCCAATATGGCCTACCTCGTACGGAGCACCAGCGGCTCGAACGAGTTCGCCGTGGTCGCTCGCGGAACGGACGCCGATTGGACCGACATCCTCGAAGACCTCGAAGTCGGCACGGTCGTCCAGTTCCCCGAAAGCGGATCGCCGAAGCCCATCTACGTTTCCAAGGGGGCAAAGGACGCGTTCACACGAGTGGTCACCGCCCGCTCGATCGCCTCTCCCTCCCCGAACGTCACGCTCGCTCAGGCGCTCTCCGTCGCGCTCAAGGCGGCGCCCTCCTCGCCACAGCCGACCGTCTATCTGACCGGCCACAGCCTGGGCGGTTGCATCGCCAGCATGCTCGCGCCCTACCTGCAGGCACAGACCTGGACGAACCAGCCGAAGTTCGCGGTGATGACCTACGCCGCTCCCACCGCCGGCGTGCAGAGCTTCGTCGACTACTTCGACTCCATTCCGTGGGTCATCGACGAGCGCCAGAACAACGCCTACGACCTGGTACCGCACGCGTGGGCCGATCTCGACACCACCGCCGACTGGTACCCGAGCCCGGGACCGCAGGCGACCGAAGAAGTGAAGCTGCTCATCGGGAAGATCGCCAGGCGCACCAACGGCAACGTCTACGTCCAGCCCGGCACGCTCTGCCTGATGAACACCGGATACACGAGCTTTTCCGAGAAGCTGATCCGCAAGACCATGCAGGACTTCCTCGGCCAGGTCGCCTACCAGCACGCCAACTCCACCTACCTGGACCTGGTGGGGGCACCTGACGTGCCTTCCCCGCCGGTGGTGACCGACCTGAGCCCCACCTTCGGCGCGGCAGGCGACACGGTGACCATCAACGGCACGGGTTTCAGTAAGGACAGCATGGTCGACTTCGGCCGCTTCGCCTGCACCGAGCCGCCCACCATCGACCCCTCCGGCCTCAAGATCACCGCCAAGGTCCCCACCGGAACAGGCGTCGTCCACGTCCGCGTCACCAACACCCTCGGCACCTCCGCGGCAATCCCCATGAGTCAGTTCGCCTACGGCGGACCCGCACCTGTAGTGGTCAGTTCGGTCAGCCCGACCAGCGGAAAGGTCGGCACCCCGGTCACCATCAACGGCGAGGGCTTCGCCCAGGGCGCCACCGTGCACTTCAAGGACAAGGCATCCGACTCGGTCACGTTCGTCTCCCCCCGCCAGCTCACCGCAACAGCGCCCGGTCTGCTCGACGTCCAACAGACGGTGAACATCACCGTGACGGTCGGCAAGGCCACCTCTCCCACCAGCCCGGACGACGAGTTCACCTACACCGGACGCTAG
- a CDS encoding tectonin domain-containing protein translates to MADWKQISGGLTTISVGSRTHVWGVNSLGQMYRYTGHDSNPWIGIPGKAVDIGVAADGTVWHVNSGGGIYRYTGDQPS, encoded by the coding sequence ATGGCTGACTGGAAGCAGATCTCCGGTGGTCTCACAACGATCTCGGTCGGGTCCAGGACCCACGTGTGGGGAGTCAACTCCCTCGGCCAGATGTACCGATACACCGGACACGACTCCAACCCCTGGATCGGCATCCCCGGCAAAGCCGTGGACATCGGCGTCGCCGCCGACGGCACCGTCTGGCACGTCAACTCGGGCGGGGGGATCTACCGCTACACCGGAGACCAGCCGAGCTGA
- a CDS encoding GNAT family N-acetyltransferase, protein MDTYLETERLALRRFTADDADLLIELDSDPAVMRYLTGGNPTAPEVVRERYLPRILAGYEKWGGDLGLFAAHEKDGGAFIGWFILRPEPEGPLDEVELGYRLRQAAWGKGYATEGSRALVGKAFTELGVRMVWAETMSVNHGSRNIMEKLEMTLVGTIPTPSDMGMVEGSEHGGVRYEITKEQWKQQ, encoded by the coding sequence GTGGACACCTACCTGGAGACCGAGCGCCTGGCCCTGCGCCGCTTCACTGCCGATGACGCGGACCTGCTGATCGAGCTGGACAGTGACCCGGCAGTGATGCGCTACCTGACCGGCGGCAATCCGACCGCTCCTGAGGTCGTCCGCGAGCGCTACCTGCCGAGAATCCTCGCCGGCTACGAGAAGTGGGGCGGCGACCTCGGGCTGTTCGCCGCGCACGAGAAGGACGGTGGCGCGTTCATCGGCTGGTTCATCCTGCGTCCCGAGCCGGAGGGCCCGCTGGACGAAGTCGAACTCGGTTACCGGCTGCGGCAGGCGGCTTGGGGCAAGGGCTATGCCACCGAGGGCTCGCGGGCCTTGGTGGGCAAGGCGTTCACGGAGCTTGGTGTGCGCATGGTCTGGGCTGAGACGATGTCCGTGAACCACGGTTCGCGCAACATCATGGAGAAGCTTGAAATGACGCTCGTGGGCACCATCCCCACTCCGTCCGACATGGGGATGGTCGAGGGCTCCGAGCATGGAGGCGTACGGTACGAGATCACCAAGGAGCAGTGGAAGCAGCAGTAG
- a CDS encoding cold-shock protein, giving the protein MATGTVKWFNAEKGFGFIEQEGGGADVFAHYSNIAAQGFRELQEGQKVNFDVTQGQKGPQAENIVPA; this is encoded by the coding sequence ATGGCTACTGGCACCGTGAAGTGGTTCAACGCGGAAAAGGGTTTCGGCTTCATCGAGCAGGAGGGTGGCGGCGCCGACGTCTTCGCCCACTACTCGAACATCGCAGCCCAGGGCTTCCGCGAGCTGCAGGAAGGCCAGAAGGTGAACTTCGACGTCACGCAGGGCCAGAAGGGCCCGCAGGCCGAGAACATCGTTCCCGCCTGA
- a CDS encoding DEAD/DEAH box helicase: protein MNRTARTNDRYSRSAGSSGSGRGGYRSGGPNRSGTGRSGGPGRRPATLQGEFALPVTHTPALPPAETFTELDMPSALRAALTAEGMSAPFPIQAATLPNSLAGRDVLGRGRTGSGKTLAFGLALLARTAGQRAEPRQPLALVLVPTRELAQQVTDALTPYARPLKLRLATVVGGMSIGRQTSALRGGAEVVVATPGRLKDLIERGDCRLNQVAITVLDEADQMADMGFMPQVTALLDQVRPEGQRMLFSATLDRNVDLLVRRYLTDPVVHSVDPSAGAVTTMEHHVLHVHGADKHATTTEIAAREGRSIMFLDTKHAVDNLTQHLLNSGVRAAALHGGKSQPQRTRTLAQFKTGQVTVLVATNVAARGIHVDNLDLVVNVDPPSDHKDYLHRGGRTARAGESGSVVTLVLPNQRRTMNRLMADAGITPQSTQVRSGEAELSRITGAQAPSGIPVTIAAPVVERAKRSGSPTRGRRSRPAQARRAAGSARTATPTARQTSSAPAA, encoded by the coding sequence ATGAACCGCACAGCTCGCACGAATGACCGCTACTCCCGCTCTGCCGGCTCGTCCGGCTCAGGCCGCGGCGGCTACCGCTCCGGCGGGCCGAACCGCTCGGGCACGGGCCGTTCCGGGGGCCCCGGACGGCGTCCCGCGACACTGCAGGGAGAGTTCGCCCTGCCCGTCACCCACACTCCCGCCCTGCCCCCGGCCGAGACTTTCACCGAGCTGGACATGCCGTCGGCGCTGCGGGCGGCCCTCACCGCGGAAGGCATGTCCGCCCCGTTCCCCATCCAGGCCGCCACGCTGCCGAACTCGCTGGCCGGACGCGATGTTCTCGGCCGCGGACGCACCGGATCGGGCAAGACGCTGGCCTTCGGTCTGGCCCTGCTGGCCCGCACCGCCGGACAGCGCGCCGAGCCCCGCCAGCCACTGGCCCTGGTCCTGGTCCCCACCCGGGAGCTGGCCCAGCAGGTCACCGACGCACTCACCCCCTACGCCCGGCCGCTGAAGCTGCGGCTGGCCACCGTGGTCGGCGGGATGTCGATCGGCCGTCAGACAAGCGCACTGCGCGGTGGGGCCGAAGTGGTCGTCGCCACGCCGGGACGGCTCAAGGACCTCATCGAGCGCGGCGACTGCCGACTGAACCAGGTCGCCATCACCGTGCTGGACGAGGCCGACCAGATGGCCGACATGGGCTTCATGCCTCAGGTCACCGCCCTGCTCGACCAGGTCCGGCCCGAGGGGCAGCGGATGCTCTTCTCGGCCACCCTGGACCGCAATGTGGACCTCCTGGTCCGCCGCTACCTCACCGACCCGGTGGTCCACTCCGTCGATCCCTCGGCGGGCGCCGTGACCACGATGGAGCACCACGTGCTGCACGTCCACGGTGCCGACAAGCACGCCACCACCACCGAGATCGCGGCCCGCGAAGGCCGGTCGATCATGTTCCTGGACACCAAGCACGCGGTCGACAACCTCACCCAACACCTGCTGAACAGCGGCGTGCGCGCCGCGGCCCTGCACGGTGGCAAGTCCCAGCCCCAACGCACGCGCACCCTGGCCCAGTTCAAGACCGGCCAGGTCACCGTCCTGGTGGCCACCAACGTCGCCGCCCGCGGCATCCACGTCGACAACCTCGACCTCGTCGTCAACGTCGACCCGCCGAGCGATCACAAGGACTACCTGCACCGCGGGGGACGCACCGCCCGCGCCGGCGAGTCCGGCAGCGTCGTCACCCTCGTCCTGCCCAACCAGCGCCGCACCATGAATCGCCTGATGGCCGACGCGGGCATCACCCCGCAGTCCACCCAGGTCCGCTCCGGGGAGGCCGAACTGAGCCGCATCACCGGCGCCCAGGCACCCTCCGGCATTCCGGTCACCATCGCCGCACCGGTCGTCGAACGCGCCAAGCGCAGCGGCTCCCCCACGCGCGGCCGCCGCAGCCGCCCCGCCCAGGCCCGCCGTGCCGCCGGATCAGCCCGAACCGCGACACCGACTGCGCGGCAGACCTCCTCGGCCCCGGCCGCCTAG
- a CDS encoding SCO5918 family protein, which translates to MRVVIARFPFDLLKTEVQDAMKGIKPEPVTGESVLIGRRHYPVKQVGEIITRQDRRDFSAGEVTRALSRLGFVCRPAAALVPPTALTPLETASALLGHPARA; encoded by the coding sequence ATGCGCGTCGTCATCGCCCGCTTCCCCTTCGACCTGCTCAAGACCGAGGTGCAGGATGCGATGAAGGGCATCAAACCCGAACCCGTTACGGGTGAGTCCGTGCTCATCGGTCGCCGCCATTACCCCGTCAAGCAGGTCGGGGAGATCATCACCCGGCAGGATCGCCGTGACTTCTCCGCCGGTGAAGTGACCCGAGCCCTGAGCCGCCTCGGCTTCGTGTGCCGCCCAGCCGCCGCGCTCGTGCCCCCGACCGCTCTCACACCACTGGAGACGGCGTCGGCCTTGCTGGGGCACCCGGCCCGGGCCTGA
- the trhA gene encoding PAQR family membrane homeostasis protein TrhA encodes MRGAHAPAGQPREAHRASAGEGPHPIAALVERGADLVEPIKPKLRGWLHAATVPAALIAGVVLIRLARTPQAALACTVYAVTALLLFGTSAIYHRGTWGSLGEAVLRRLDHANIFLIIAGTCTPLAVLLLTSAQRPVLLWVVWTGALVGIAFRVLWVGAPRWLYTPCYLALGWAPVRYLPDFLHTGGVAVLTLVVTGGLLYSVGAVVYALQRPDPSPRWFGFHEVFHALTVAGFTAHYIAISLAVG; translated from the coding sequence GTGAGGGGAGCACATGCTCCAGCCGGCCAACCCCGCGAAGCGCACCGCGCCAGTGCCGGTGAGGGCCCTCACCCGATTGCCGCTCTGGTGGAGCGAGGGGCCGACCTGGTGGAGCCGATCAAACCGAAGCTTCGTGGCTGGCTCCACGCCGCAACGGTCCCCGCCGCGCTGATTGCTGGCGTCGTCCTGATCCGCCTGGCCCGGACCCCGCAGGCTGCCCTGGCCTGCACTGTGTACGCCGTCACCGCCTTGCTGCTGTTCGGGACGAGCGCCATCTACCACCGCGGTACCTGGGGGTCGCTCGGTGAGGCCGTTCTGCGTCGTCTCGACCACGCCAATATCTTCCTCATCATCGCCGGCACCTGCACCCCCCTGGCCGTGCTCCTCCTCACTTCGGCTCAGCGACCCGTCCTGCTGTGGGTCGTGTGGACGGGGGCGCTGGTCGGCATCGCCTTCCGCGTCCTGTGGGTCGGAGCTCCCCGCTGGCTGTACACCCCCTGCTACCTGGCCCTGGGCTGGGCACCGGTGCGCTACCTGCCCGACTTCTTGCACACCGGCGGAGTGGCCGTACTCACCCTGGTCGTGACCGGCGGTCTCCTCTACAGCGTGGGCGCGGTGGTCTACGCCCTCCAGCGCCCCGACCCCTCACCTCGCTGGTTCGGCTTTCACGAGGTCTTCCACGCCCTGACGGTGGCAGGCTTCACCGCGCACTACATCGCCATCTCCCTCGCCGTCGGCTGA
- a CDS encoding MerR family transcriptional regulator encodes MTAEISHDRLNDEDYPAYTMGRAAEMLDTTPAFLRALGEAKLITPLRSEGGHRRYSRYQLRIAARARELVDQGTPVEAACRIVILEDQLDEAQRINEELRASPSGPHLKTDV; translated from the coding sequence ATGACCGCAGAAATCTCTCACGACCGTCTCAACGACGAGGACTATCCCGCCTACACCATGGGTCGAGCCGCCGAAATGCTCGACACCACCCCCGCCTTCCTGCGGGCCCTCGGTGAGGCCAAGCTGATCACGCCGTTGCGTTCCGAGGGCGGCCACCGCCGCTACTCCCGCTACCAGCTGCGTATCGCCGCACGCGCCCGCGAACTCGTCGACCAGGGGACCCCCGTCGAGGCCGCCTGCCGCATCGTCATCCTCGAAGACCAGCTCGACGAAGCTCAGCGCATCAACGAAGAACTGCGCGCTTCACCCTCCGGTCCCCACCTCAAGACCGACGTCTGA
- the dcd gene encoding dCTP deaminase: protein MLLSDKDIRAEIDAGRVRIDPYDESMVQPSSIDVRLDRYFRVFENHRYPHIDPATEQTDLTREVVPEGDEAFILHPGEFVLASTYEVITLPDDLASRLEGKSSLGRLGLLTHSTAGFIDPGFSGHVTLELSNVATLPIKLWPGMKIGQLCMFRLTSPAEHPYGSEKYGSRYQGQRGPTPSRSFRNFHRTQV from the coding sequence GTGCTTCTCTCAGACAAGGACATCCGGGCCGAGATCGATGCTGGTCGGGTGCGCATCGACCCCTACGACGAGTCGATGGTGCAGCCGTCCAGCATCGACGTGCGGCTCGACCGCTATTTCCGGGTGTTCGAGAATCACCGCTACCCGCACATCGACCCCGCCACCGAGCAGACCGACCTGACCCGTGAGGTCGTGCCCGAGGGCGACGAGGCGTTCATCCTGCACCCGGGCGAGTTCGTGCTGGCCTCGACGTACGAGGTCATCACGCTGCCCGACGATCTTGCGTCCCGGCTCGAGGGAAAGAGCTCGCTGGGACGGCTGGGGCTGCTGACGCACTCGACCGCCGGGTTCATCGACCCGGGGTTCAGCGGGCACGTGACGCTGGAGCTGAGCAATGTCGCCACGCTGCCGATCAAGCTGTGGCCGGGCATGAAGATCGGGCAGCTGTGCATGTTCCGGCTGACGTCGCCGGCCGAGCACCCGTACGGCAGCGAGAAGTACGGCTCCCGCTACCAGGGGCAGCGCGGTCCGACGCCGTCCCGGTCGTTCAGGAACTTTCACCGGACGCAGGTGTGA
- a CDS encoding phosphoribosyltransferase, with translation MSDVRENLTYERFGGAIRELAQTIADDGYEPDVVLSIARGGVFVAGGLAYALDCKNIHLVNVEFYTGVGTTLEMPVMLAPVPNAIDFSEKKVLIADDVADTGKTLKLVHDFCQGTVAEVRSAVIYEKPHSLVKCEYVWKRTDEWINFPWSVEPPVVRREGQVLDA, from the coding sequence GTGAGTGACGTGCGGGAGAACCTGACGTACGAGCGGTTCGGCGGGGCGATCCGTGAGCTGGCGCAGACGATCGCCGATGACGGGTACGAGCCCGATGTCGTGCTGTCCATCGCCCGGGGCGGCGTCTTCGTCGCGGGCGGCCTGGCGTACGCGCTGGACTGCAAGAACATCCACCTGGTGAACGTGGAGTTCTACACCGGGGTGGGCACCACCCTGGAGATGCCGGTCATGCTGGCGCCGGTGCCGAACGCGATCGACTTCTCGGAGAAGAAGGTGCTGATCGCCGACGACGTCGCGGACACCGGCAAGACGCTGAAGCTGGTCCACGACTTCTGCCAGGGGACCGTGGCGGAGGTCCGCAGCGCGGTGATCTACGAGAAGCCGCACTCGCTGGTGAAGTGCGAGTACGTGTGGAAGCGCACGGATGAGTGGATCAACTTCCCGTGGAGCGTCGAGCCGCCGGTGGTGCGGCGTGAGGGGCAGGTCCTCGACGCCTGA